From a region of the Terriglobia bacterium genome:
- the miaB gene encoding tRNA (N6-isopentenyl adenosine(37)-C2)-methylthiotransferase MiaB codes for MAASSARTFYIETFGCQMNFHDSEKVIGTLMSQGYRQVEEVEDAGLILYNTCSIRDKAEQKVFHRLADFRALQRQGKRFGVLGCVAQQEGDKIFERAPHVSLVCGSASYRNLPDMLVQIEAGDSRVTGLDDRQTGETFETEFTARSNPHRGYITIIEGCDKFCAFCVVPYTRGKERSRISESILAEARRMADQGFTEVQLLGQNVNSYRDPSGKKTFAELLAAVGEVPGIRRVRFTTSHPRDFTKDIVEAIDAVPSLCDHVHLPVQSGSTRLLGLMAREYSREQYLERIGWIKAGKRPISITTDVIVGFPGETEQDFEQTITLLDQVGYDGIFSFKYSPRPNTPALTMPDSIPDAEKSHRLSILNERQREIQRERYLKHIGETVEVMVEGKNGRGQVIGRTSQNKTLNFTHGQLIDPALGSYVQVRVTQSFPNSLVGEMV; via the coding sequence ATGGCTGCCAGCAGCGCCAGGACGTTCTACATCGAGACCTTCGGCTGTCAGATGAACTTCCACGATTCGGAGAAGGTCATCGGCACCCTGATGAGCCAGGGGTATCGGCAGGTGGAGGAGGTCGAAGATGCCGGCCTAATCCTTTACAACACCTGCTCCATCCGCGATAAGGCGGAGCAGAAGGTCTTCCACAGGCTAGCCGATTTCCGCGCCCTGCAGCGGCAGGGCAAGCGCTTCGGCGTGCTCGGCTGCGTCGCCCAGCAGGAAGGCGACAAGATTTTCGAGCGCGCCCCGCACGTGTCGCTGGTCTGCGGCTCAGCCTCGTACCGCAACCTGCCGGATATGCTGGTACAGATCGAGGCAGGGGATTCGCGCGTCACTGGCTTGGACGATCGCCAGACCGGCGAGACCTTCGAGACCGAGTTCACGGCCCGCTCGAACCCGCACCGCGGCTACATCACCATCATCGAGGGGTGCGACAAGTTCTGCGCCTTCTGCGTGGTGCCCTACACCCGCGGCAAGGAGCGTAGCCGCATCTCGGAATCGATCCTGGCCGAAGCCCGCCGGATGGCCGACCAGGGTTTCACCGAGGTCCAGCTCCTCGGTCAGAACGTGAACTCTTACCGCGACCCCTCCGGCAAGAAAACCTTCGCCGAGCTTCTGGCGGCCGTTGGGGAAGTCCCCGGCATCCGTCGCGTGCGTTTCACCACCTCGCATCCGCGCGACTTCACGAAGGACATCGTCGAGGCCATTGACGCGGTTCCCAGCCTATGCGATCACGTCCATCTGCCGGTGCAGAGCGGCTCCACCCGTTTGTTGGGCCTGATGGCCCGCGAGTACTCTCGGGAGCAGTACCTGGAGCGCATCGGCTGGATCAAGGCAGGGAAGCGCCCGATCAGCATTACCACCGACGTGATCGTCGGCTTTCCGGGCGAGACCGAACAGGACTTCGAGCAGACCATCACCCTGTTGGACCAAGTTGGCTACGACGGCATCTTTTCCTTCAAGTACTCGCCGCGGCCGAATACTCCCGCCCTGACGATGCCCGACAGCATCCCCGACGCCGAGAAATCGCACCGCCTCAGTATCCTGAACGAGCGTCAGCGCGAGATCCAGAGGGAGCGTTACCTGAAGCACATCGGCGAGACTGTTGAAGTGATGGTTGAAGGGAAGAACGGCCGCGGCCAGGTCATCGGCCGCACCTCGCAGAACAAGACCCTCAACTTCACGCACGGGCAACTCATCGATCCGGCTCTGGGTTCTTACGTGCAGGTGCGCGTGACCCAAAGTTTTCCCAACAGCCTCGTGGGCGAGATGGTATAG
- a CDS encoding bifunctional nuclease family protein yields the protein MAEVEMKIRGLMMDPVTNMPIVILKDVSGDAVLPIWVGIYEANAIALEIEKVTTPRPMTHDLIKNLLTGLEARVHKVVVNDLREDTFFAVIWMEQDGKVISVDSRPSDALALALRLDCPIFVEDQVLKTSKLANSVSDRVSNEELRKWLENLNDEDLGRYKM from the coding sequence ATGGCCGAAGTCGAGATGAAAATCCGCGGGCTGATGATGGATCCCGTCACCAACATGCCCATCGTGATCCTGAAAGATGTCTCGGGGGACGCCGTGCTGCCCATCTGGGTCGGCATCTACGAGGCCAATGCCATCGCGCTGGAGATCGAGAAGGTCACCACGCCCCGGCCCATGACCCACGACCTGATCAAGAACCTGCTCACCGGGCTGGAAGCGCGCGTGCACAAGGTGGTGGTCAACGACCTTCGCGAGGACACCTTTTTCGCCGTCATATGGATGGAGCAGGACGGCAAGGTGATCAGCGTGGATTCGCGGCCCTCGGACGCCCTCGCCCTGGCCCTGCGCCTGGATTGCCCCATCTTCGTCGAGGACCAGGTGCTGAAGACCTCCAAGCTGGCCAACTCCGTCTCCGACCGCGTGTCGAATGAGGAGCTGCGCAAGTGGCTGGAGAACCTCAACGACGAAGACCTGGGGCGCTACAAGATGTGA
- a CDS encoding VWA domain-containing protein translates to MRRSIRLLFVLIFVVCCCAQEKPSPGTPKFTARTELVTVPVVIVRDHKFVEGLKQDDFTVLEDGKAKRVAFFEEVKAEPQTIQHAAAKPGEYTNLLTDAPRPAAVTIILIDHLLAGYSEQGNARNELMNFLLRAAGEREPTMVADVGRSGLKIVHDFTTSREVLLAALKEVRGKMEFRGPSEDDLAREADAAGANSIANAMDVTKEAQSLEEIMTGGGPQAGAQRMMRRIQEENIEKIMLAFEQLAFGLRGVPGRKTLVWVSPGFECPFFASMTNIHGEQVSMGQQCVNTWRELSAANFAVYQVNPMQTENPAYAGPAFRNSRPMTSSVQRQMMNESLTTYTGGTICSFRSDLYTCFKRAVEDSSRYYMLSYYAIPTEKPTWRKIQVKVNVPKVSIRARSGYITAGTEQSWEERRKNDIAVAVASPIEYTGVAMTVKWLNTAEKDGKRQYRFQIMVPPGVLNVDENEHNHLKLSIIAYAMDAQGGHVGDLIKDVDAHLQDRGLSLLRQQGFGYTDVLKVPPGNFTVKFILRDDLSGRMGTVTAPTPRVADRSSAPPAQQQ, encoded by the coding sequence ATGCGGCGCAGCATCAGGTTGCTATTCGTGCTGATTTTCGTCGTATGTTGTTGTGCGCAGGAGAAGCCATCTCCGGGAACGCCGAAGTTCACAGCGCGGACGGAACTGGTAACGGTTCCGGTGGTGATTGTTCGCGACCACAAATTCGTGGAAGGGCTGAAGCAGGACGATTTCACGGTCCTCGAAGACGGGAAAGCAAAACGCGTCGCATTCTTCGAAGAAGTGAAAGCCGAACCGCAAACCATACAACATGCGGCCGCTAAGCCGGGCGAGTACACGAACTTGCTGACCGATGCACCGCGACCGGCGGCTGTCACCATCATTCTCATTGATCACCTCCTTGCCGGTTACTCGGAACAAGGCAACGCGCGGAACGAGCTCATGAACTTCCTGTTGCGCGCCGCGGGCGAGCGCGAGCCAACAATGGTCGCCGACGTCGGGCGATCGGGGCTGAAGATTGTCCATGACTTCACGACGTCGCGTGAGGTGTTGCTCGCAGCGCTAAAAGAGGTGCGGGGCAAAATGGAGTTTCGGGGGCCGTCGGAGGATGACCTAGCCAGGGAAGCCGACGCGGCAGGGGCAAACAGCATTGCGAACGCGATGGACGTAACAAAAGAGGCCCAAAGCCTGGAAGAAATCATGACCGGCGGCGGTCCGCAAGCCGGGGCCCAGCGCATGATGCGGCGAATCCAGGAAGAGAACATCGAGAAGATCATGCTCGCATTCGAACAACTGGCATTTGGGTTGCGCGGTGTGCCCGGTCGCAAGACGCTGGTGTGGGTAAGTCCCGGGTTCGAGTGCCCATTTTTCGCTTCGATGACAAACATTCATGGAGAACAGGTGTCCATGGGGCAACAGTGTGTCAACACGTGGCGCGAATTGAGCGCGGCGAACTTTGCGGTGTACCAGGTCAACCCCATGCAGACCGAAAATCCGGCATATGCCGGTCCTGCCTTTCGAAACTCGCGGCCCATGACTTCGTCCGTCCAGCGGCAGATGATGAACGAGAGCCTGACCACGTACACGGGTGGGACCATATGTTCGTTCCGCAGCGATCTGTACACCTGCTTCAAACGCGCGGTGGAAGATTCATCCCGTTATTACATGTTGAGCTACTACGCGATTCCGACGGAGAAGCCCACATGGCGCAAAATCCAGGTGAAGGTCAATGTGCCGAAGGTCAGCATTCGTGCTCGTAGCGGATACATAACGGCAGGCACTGAGCAGAGCTGGGAGGAGCGGCGCAAGAACGACATCGCTGTGGCCGTAGCCTCCCCGATCGAATACACCGGAGTAGCGATGACCGTGAAGTGGCTGAACACGGCCGAGAAGGATGGCAAGCGGCAGTACCGGTTCCAAATCATGGTGCCGCCGGGCGTGTTGAACGTGGACGAGAACGAGCACAACCACCTTAAGCTGAGCATCATTGCGTACGCGATGGACGCCCAAGGGGGCCACGTCGGCGACCTCATCAAGGACGTGGACGCGCATTTACAGGACAGAGGCTTGTCGCTGCTGAGGCAGCAGGGGTTTGGGTACACGGACGTTCTGAAAGTACCGCCGGGGAATTTCACCGTGAAGTTCATCTTGCGTGATGACCTGAGCGGGCGGATGGGGACGGTAACGGCGCCGACGCCGAGGGTCGCGGATAGGTCGAGCGCGCCGCCGGCGCAGCAGCAATAG
- the truB gene encoding tRNA pseudouridine(55) synthase TruB — protein sequence MNGVLVIDKPAGMTSHDVVARVRRLLHERSVGHLGTLDPMATGVLPLVLGRMTRLAQYYGDAEKTYEGEIRFGFATDTYDADGDRVSEPKAVSLSLEQVRSAAARFLGKLEQVPPPFSAKKIAGVPAYKLARKKKEVELQPVTVEVKELEILSVDGDRARFRSRVSAGTYLRSIAHELGRALGVGAHLATLRRTASGEFDLSDAKTLTEVEAAAQTGDPESVFVHLRRVLPAFPSVTVAEEVAAKVCHGMAVNLPDMSKARFVKVFVGQSELIAIASRVAGTLFHPKVVLAGHQDPVTSP from the coding sequence ATGAACGGTGTCTTGGTCATCGACAAGCCGGCCGGGATGACGTCGCACGACGTGGTGGCGCGCGTTCGCCGTCTGCTGCACGAGCGCTCAGTCGGGCACCTGGGCACCCTCGATCCCATGGCCACCGGGGTCCTGCCGCTGGTGCTTGGCCGCATGACCCGCCTGGCGCAGTACTACGGCGACGCCGAGAAGACCTACGAGGGCGAGATCCGCTTCGGCTTCGCCACCGACACCTACGACGCCGATGGAGACCGCGTGAGCGAGCCGAAAGCCGTCAGCCTCTCTTTGGAACAGGTGCGCTCGGCGGCGGCGCGGTTCTTGGGGAAGCTGGAGCAAGTGCCACCACCATTCTCGGCAAAGAAAATTGCGGGCGTTCCGGCGTACAAGCTGGCGCGCAAGAAAAAAGAGGTCGAACTGCAGCCGGTCACGGTCGAAGTGAAAGAGCTGGAGATTCTGTCGGTCGACGGTGACCGGGCGAGATTCCGCTCGCGAGTATCCGCGGGCACCTATCTGAGATCGATCGCGCACGAGCTGGGGCGAGCGCTGGGAGTTGGGGCGCATCTGGCTACTCTGCGCCGGACGGCATCGGGGGAGTTCGACCTGTCGGATGCCAAGACCCTCACCGAGGTCGAGGCAGCCGCCCAAACGGGGGATCCGGAGAGTGTATTCGTGCATCTGCGGCGGGTCTTACCGGCATTTCCGTCGGTGACGGTTGCCGAAGAAGTTGCGGCAAAGGTCTGCCACGGCATGGCCGTCAACCTGCCGGATATGTCGAAAGCCAGGTTTGTAAAGGTTTTCGTAGGGCAGTCGGAGCTTATCGCCATCGCCTCCAGGGTGGCAGGGACGCTGTTCCATCCCAAGGTGGTGCTCGCAGGGCACCAGGATCCGGTCACCAGTCCCTAA
- a CDS encoding rhomboid family intramembrane serine protease, with amino-acid sequence MIPIRDDTPRTTTPYVTYFLVALNLLIFLFEVVLDPRSRTGFIATFGMVPVRVLGLLRGHPAAALVPVVTAMFLHASWLHVIFNMWGLWIFGDNIEDYLGHVRYLLFYFLSGFAAAVLHIFFNAGSQVPSVGASGAIAGVMGAYFLLYPSARVLTLIPFFFLYFTWLPAWLVLGYWFIVQFLSGAATAITYSHQTGGGVAVWAHVGGFVAGMGLIKLFPARAPRYRYTEWS; translated from the coding sequence ATGATCCCCATTCGCGACGATACTCCGCGCACCACCACGCCTTATGTCACCTATTTTCTGGTTGCGCTGAACCTGCTGATCTTTCTGTTCGAGGTGGTGCTCGACCCGCGCAGCCGGACTGGTTTTATTGCCACCTTCGGCATGGTCCCGGTGCGCGTGCTCGGCTTGCTCCGCGGACATCCCGCCGCGGCGCTCGTTCCCGTGGTCACCGCGATGTTCCTGCACGCCTCCTGGCTGCACGTCATCTTCAACATGTGGGGATTGTGGATCTTTGGCGATAACATCGAGGACTACCTTGGGCACGTCCGCTACCTGCTGTTCTACTTCCTCAGCGGGTTTGCCGCCGCCGTGTTGCACATCTTCTTCAACGCTGGCTCGCAGGTACCCAGCGTGGGCGCCAGCGGCGCCATCGCCGGCGTGATGGGTGCGTACTTTCTGCTGTACCCCTCGGCCCGTGTGCTGACTTTGATTCCCTTCTTCTTTCTCTACTTCACGTGGCTGCCGGCGTGGCTGGTGCTGGGATACTGGTTCATCGTGCAGTTCCTGAGCGGCGCCGCCACTGCGATCACTTACTCGCACCAGACCGGAGGTGGCGTTGCCGTCTGGGCGCACGTGGGGGGATTCGTCGCGGGGATGGGGCTGATCAAGCTCTTCCCTGCCCGCGCGCCGCGGTACCGCTACACCGAGTGGTCCTGA
- a CDS encoding SDR family NAD(P)-dependent oxidoreductase, with translation MPAKSDTKTAVVTGASRGMGLAIAEGLAKAGFNVVFTARNSGELTSAAKRVEKHGTRVLVERCDVRDAKSVQHLFAAVKREFGCVNVLVNNAGYAGPLKNIDELSIEAWQETIETNLTGTFLCTHAALPLMARGSTIVNNLSVAAKGYFPGMAAYVAAKHGVMGFTLTLREEVRAKGIRVMGLMPGATDTDIWKQFWPDAPRSRMISPESVASVVVNAILLPENATVEEVVIAPTAGAL, from the coding sequence ATGCCCGCCAAATCCGATACCAAGACCGCTGTCGTCACCGGCGCCAGCCGGGGCATGGGCCTGGCCATCGCCGAGGGACTGGCGAAGGCTGGGTTCAATGTCGTGTTTACCGCGCGCAATTCCGGCGAGCTGACGTCGGCGGCCAAACGGGTCGAGAAGCACGGAACCAGGGTTCTGGTGGAGCGCTGCGATGTCCGCGACGCCAAGTCCGTGCAGCACCTGTTCGCGGCCGTCAAGCGCGAGTTCGGGTGCGTGAACGTGCTGGTGAACAACGCCGGCTACGCGGGTCCTCTAAAGAATATTGACGAGCTATCGATCGAAGCGTGGCAGGAGACGATCGAGACCAACCTGACGGGAACCTTCCTTTGTACCCACGCCGCGTTGCCTCTGATGGCCCGAGGCAGCACCATCGTGAACAATCTTTCGGTCGCGGCAAAAGGTTACTTTCCGGGAATGGCGGCGTACGTGGCCGCTAAACACGGCGTCATGGGCTTTACCCTGACGCTGCGCGAAGAAGTGCGGGCGAAGGGCATCCGCGTCATGGGGCTCATGCCCGGGGCGACCGATACCGACATCTGGAAGCAGTTCTGGCCGGATGCGCCGCGCTCCCGGATGATATCGCCGGAGAGCGTGGCGTCGGTGGTGGTCAACGCCATCCTGCTGCCGGAGAACGCGACCGTGGAAGAAGTGGTGATCGCGCCCACGGCAGGCGCCCTGTAG
- the folE gene encoding GTP cyclohydrolase I FolE yields the protein MKRSVEPVTLTSASFEELTRELLVRLGEDPARNGLLDTPGRMVSSLQYLTKGYQEDPEKILREALFDVDYDEMVIVKDIEMFSLCEHHLLPFFGKVHVAYIPKGKVIGLSKIPRLIDIFARRLQVQERLTVQIAETIQNAIDPQGVGVVIEARHLCMMMRGVEKQHSAAVTSSMLGVFRDEQETRQEFLALIRAKGRNGS from the coding sequence ATGAAGAGATCGGTGGAACCCGTGACGCTGACCAGCGCCAGCTTCGAAGAACTGACGCGGGAATTGCTGGTGCGGCTAGGTGAGGACCCCGCGCGCAACGGGCTGTTGGACACGCCCGGGCGCATGGTCAGCTCCCTCCAGTACCTCACCAAGGGCTACCAGGAAGACCCGGAGAAGATCCTCCGGGAAGCCCTGTTCGACGTCGATTACGACGAGATGGTCATAGTGAAGGACATCGAGATGTTCAGCCTGTGCGAGCACCACCTGCTGCCGTTCTTCGGCAAGGTGCACGTCGCCTACATCCCCAAGGGCAAGGTGATCGGGCTGAGCAAGATCCCGCGTCTGATCGACATCTTCGCGCGCCGACTCCAGGTGCAGGAACGCCTGACGGTACAGATCGCCGAGACCATCCAGAACGCCATCGATCCGCAGGGCGTGGGCGTGGTGATCGAGGCCCGCCACCTGTGCATGATGATGCGCGGGGTGGAGAAGCAGCATTCGGCGGCGGTCACCTCGTCGATGCTGGGCGTTTTCCGCGACGAGCAGGAGACCCGCCAGGAATTCCTCGCGCTGATCCGCGCCAAGGGCAGGAACGGGAGCTGA